The Solenopsis invicta isolate M01_SB chromosome 1, UNIL_Sinv_3.0, whole genome shotgun sequence DNA segment tctCCTTTACAATGTCTTTCAtatcttttttacaatatattacaaataagtaAAGAAAATAACATTGCACAGTTAAGAGAAACGTCTTAAAACTTGCAAGCTCTATAAAATCTAGCTCTGACTATTTTAGGGCGCTTCTCTCTattcaattaatgtaaattaaaattattacaacttatcagaataaatgaaaaaagcaaATTTCCTATGCGATTTTGTTTATAATgtatgcaattaataaaatataagcatGGCAAAACTTACAAAGCAAATTTAGTCACTACTAAAAGAATTCCACTCAGTGGCAAACGTGCCATAATTGCAGAAAAAGgatgaaacaaattatttacattaactgCAGTTAAACTTGTAACAATCTCAACTTTAAAACAATGAAGGTTTTCGTTAAAGCCTATAGTATACATATTTTGACAGATTAAACATAAatcattgttttcattaaacaaaattttttgtataacgcCAAATGTGGCAAGATTATCTAAAATATCAATAACTACACAGAAATTAGGTTTGTATATTACACCTCTATGCTGCACCCATGCAACCTCTATACATTTTCCCATGAAATCAGgagataaagaaattttaaacgaATCAAATCCATGAATTTGAGAAATGTGATCAGCAAAAAGGACAGGCCCcattttctgatttttatataatgttgcTTTAGATAACAGTCTGTGACATAAATTTAGCTGTTCTTTTATGGCTAATGTATGAGTAATATTTTTACGGGAACAAGTTGTATTTGCGGCAAGTTTAAGTaaacgatttttttattcaaaacgcATAACACTCAAATGAGACAGAGGACCgctttttttcattattgttttataatgaGTCATATTATGATGCTTACATTTAAGATTGTCatggaaaagatgaagataCTTTTCATGATGTTCTTGTATTAGAACTCCTAATAAGTCACTACATTTCTTCTGAAGAAATTTAGCATTAACAATGACATGTATCTTACGAAGAATCAAGAAATAGTGCCATACATCATCATGAAGTATATCTTCACCAACaagaaaaggaaataataatataaaattactcatTTCACTagccaaaaattttaaatccttTTTCCTTATTTCATCATCGGTTATGAGAGGTGGCTTGTTTGTTATGTCATTGCAACCACAATCAAATGCTTTTAGTCGTTCATTTAGACAGgacaaagaaatttgttttgtgTTAATAATGTAATGATACAGAATGTGAACCATTCCATATTTATATACGCCCTCATCTAAATCATGCATTTTGTCTACTGCAGCATTAGAAGTTACATggaaataatctattttattctatatactGTTTTGTTTAATACCACTATCTTTTAGATTTTTAGTTTCTAAGTGATTATTGTAATAGTCTTCAGTTCGTGAgagaatttctttttcaatacaGCACGAATGAGCTTCATGTTGTGACATTTTACATAAACGACAGTAATATGTAGCGTTAAAACCTCCTGCAAAATCTAATGCTGAATTTAACCTCAAATTGTCCCCCAATATTAAACctaaagcaaaaaatatttgaacagGACCTGTCTCGGTTTGAATATACAAACCTTCtttctgtaagaaattgatttcttttacaagaatatcaaagacattattattttgaaattcacTTCTATCCGCAGAGTGGAACAATAAAGCAAGGAAAATGTTACTTAATTGAGAAGAAAATTGAGGAGGCGGACATGGTATAGAATAGAAAACAGCACCAAGTTTTTAAATAGTAGCATGAAAACCGAATACATTATTAACTTCTAAatcatcaaaaaaaaaaaaaaagaaaaagaggaataacaattttatctttataataaagttgcattttatTTTGCCATATCTCGCCTTGAATAAAATTAGAGAACACTCCTTTCTCTTTCTGGAGACTATCCATATAATGAAGAATAGTTTCCAATACTGCTGGAAGAGATAGGAATTGTTGCAAAACTGTTCTTATAGGTATAAACTTAGCTTTAATATCacacatttcttttatgataTGACTTTGAATAAGTTTCTCATCAAAGCGACTTCCAACTACATAATCTTTTGCCTCTATATAATATCCactaaactttatttttttcagtctTTGGTATTCTGTTTCCATATTTTTAAAAGGTTCTTTAAGGATTTCCAATCCTTTCTCTATGGcagttaatatattttcattcaaaggaatattttccaaattactTATAATTGAAGGAATAACAAGTGACGAAATGTTATAGAGAAGATCGTGTGTCTCATCCACTATGAATTGAACAATATTCCGTGGAAGGCTTGGAGTGACATAAAGTTTACTTACAAAATGCAAGGCAAAGTCTTGTTGCAAAATACTTTCAACAGTTTCAGAATTCTCATTGTTAATCACATTTTGACGATCAGTGACtatatttatatcttgataATTAGGCatgatattaatgttaatatcaGGCTTTCTTTCACATCTATGAGCAGAATTTAATGCGGCGGGAACTTTATGAAGTGACATCAAGTGTCTACGAAAGGAACGCCAACCTTTAAAATCTCTACAACATTTTTCTTCTTGAcacataattttctcatttaaaTGGCATTGATGACACATTTCAATGTGAAGATAGAGTGCTTTAACAGATGGAAATAGAGCATGGCTACAAGTTTTTATAATGCAGCGAGGCATGATGACAATCGTACGACAAATAtatgtttaacttaaaaataaaataaaccttatcaaaatttctaatattaaactGTTAATTAAATTGTCTTGTTACAGTAAAGAAACGAAttcaaaagtattatttttcagaaaaagattttaattgtttactCACTTGAGGTATTATATTGTCCCATTGTGTACGTAATTCGTACAatgcaaattgtaaaaaataccaTATTGCCTcactttgaggaaaatattcAGCATGCAAAGCATGCACGCATTTAAAACATGTATCTACTGCCGTCCGAATGTTATCAAACCtatagtaatttttatcaattactaCATAAAAATCTTTGCACAGTGACAGAGTAGGTCCCACAGCGACAACAAGcggttgaatttttttagtcttCAATTGTTGAGCTCTGCTTCTAATTCTTTGGATATTGGGCACCAAATCATTCATTATCTGaacagaataattttataagaagattaacataaacgtaaaataaaataaaatcaataaaatagaataaacatctttgttattattagtcagaactaaaaaattttaaataacttaccTTTACATGAAGAATGAATCCATCTATCATTTTCTGTGTAGAAAGCTTCCATCTCTTTCCATTAATTAGAGGTACAGGAACTGGAGTAAAAAGATATCCTAATTGTAAGAAGatatttaaatcataaatatctaaaaaaaatttttaaacaattaaagttaacaagacaaaaaatattaattacgttcaaaataaattaaaaacatttgccATGTGAGATGGTGTAATCTTATAATTAtcatcaatataattaatatttagcataataatttaataagtaacatattgtttgaaaataattttatataatgaatgTTACCTTCTAGAGACAATAGTAGTGATACTTTTCTTGCAAACTCTGTCCATTTACTCCACATTCGTGTATCATAATCAggatataatttcttaaaatctgCTTGaagctgaaaaaaataaaaatgactgaAAATAAACTGTTCTTTATCACTAAAATAACATCTCCATAATGCAGATTTATGTAAGTATATTGAAACTTACTAATTTGTAGCCAGTTGTCAATTGAAGAGCATTATATTCAATGATGTAATCATAAACGCTACCTGGTTCCCGTCGTAGCTGTGCTAATCTTACTTCGTGAGTAGCAGCGTCCCAGTATTCTTTTACTTCTTCATATGGTTCTTTATGATTACGAAGCCACTCAAGCTTTCCCATCAAATCGTCGTTTAAAATtacatctatataaaataatgcatttgtATAATACTCTTATTTTGTGAACTATCAATTGcgattatagaaaattatctgCTATTTCGaaggatttttaatttattcagttactttattttatataataccaAATCTGATTCAAAATCTGTcgattttatctttcttttttgccTCAATCCACTTTTGCGTAAATGTTTAACATAATTTGTATACTTGTCATAAAGTTTGCCATTAGCATTTACTTTTTTATGCCTCCTATAAGAATaagtatataaaagtttaacatttaaagCAACAATCGGATTATGTATAtggtatatattttttcctttagaAGTGTTATATATCTCTACATcttaaattttcatcaattttttaactgtatcttttcttaattttaaattataaatattaagagcttgctaaaaaatttaaaaaatttaaattatatggaAAGTTGAATTACAAACCTCAACTTCTCCTGGAATTGCACTTTGTATCTGCGAAGCTATTTCTTGAAATCGTTTTTGGCTTATTCTGGTAcagaaatatattacattaatattattgaaataatagtatagaacaataacaaaataataataataatacaataataacaattatttcaaaatgtagattgaacccatacagcacagcattgcaaaaacattgtaaaatattgttgcaatgtttcagcaatattttgcaatgtttttgcaatgctGTGCTGTACGGAAAgtaatcatttttgttttagGAACATGATGAATGTATTTCATATGACAATTCCTcaacaaatgataaaaataaaacatacttTTTGTTTTCATCTTCTTTCAGCTCATATTTTATAATCACTGAACAAAGTTTATTTCTTGCCgagtcttttaatttattatcctGTCCATTTAAGACAGCTGTAGCAGCTTTTACATCTAAATCTATGTCACAAAGCAGTTGAACAATCTAATATAGAAAcacgaaacaaaaaaaaaaaataaacaactacagaaatggtaaaaatataaaaagaatattattgtatataattacgtaatatCTGTAATAAGCACATTACAACAAATAGTAGAgtcaatgtaattaaaaattgcattacttacatttatttttgaattttcatCCTGCTCACAGTTTGCTTGCTTACATCATCTTCATCTAAAGTTACTGCTTCAGAAGGCTAAgtaagatataatataaaatataagccatgaaaaaataatatacatatagacTAATGCTGTTtgactataatatttataaattaaaatatttaaataattttattcaaaagttatagtcagattttttaaatattaaaggatCTTATATTGGTACAAcacaatatagaaaatatttaaaacttgaaagaatagaataacttttataaactaaaaatctatataatttcattttcatcACCTTTGGTGTTGCTTCTTCTTCATCTATGATATCTGTGATAATGtcatcaaaaataataacaggctcattatttaaaatagaagaatAAACTTCATCTGgtgcatttatttctttttgcacTATACAGGAAGAAGTTGACGCTGAACAAGTTAAtggctaaaaatatttaaaataattatcataaacaTTGTAAGAAAACTTAAGATATTTTAAGAGTGccttaatttttatgattcttAAAATGTAAATTCGATTATTACAACCTTTGTAGATAGCAACTTAAGCTTGTGAATTTCAAGTTTATGACAAAACTTGGCTCTAGGCCCTGCCTTtggtattatattttgaaaatcggATTCGGCCTTCATAATTATCATAGCTTCATAATCAATTTCgttgtctataaaattaatagctttaatttaataatattaaaaaatgcaaaactaGATTGCTTAGGGCGTATTTCACTTAACATTCGCTACGTATCATTTCATCCTTGTAGTTTATCAAATCTTAAACAGACAAATAGTGCTTGGAACCGTTGCGAGCTTTAAATGGAACACGCTTTTAGTACATGGTTGTGTGAGACATGGGCTGTGTTTGGATGTATACTACGAGTACGAAAATTTCATATGcctataataatgatttttaaggTTACATAACCCCAAAAACACAAATCTGTCAAAGATATTGTGCTATCTAAGAATatacataatgtaaattatatcacAACACAACCATtgacatacgaggtgtgttcaaaaagtatcgcgaattttgaattttcgcgggttacgtatattcgaatttcgatctttttgtggcgttatgttggtactcatgtctctcacttatgccgacaagctcggccattttgaatgttcacttaattgttgacagctgctttgcttgcacgtgttttggatcgtcttcgatttttacctattcaaaaaaatggatcaaagaacctgtatcaaattttgtgtgaaaaacgaaattaagtgcgcggatgcattccgaatgttgactgtggcatacggagaagctaccttggaccgaagcaacgtttatcggtggtacaaaatgttctcagaaggccgagaagatgtgaacgacgaagagcgtgccggacgcccgagcacttcaacaacagacgaaaaaattaatgaagtggagaaaatggtattggccaatcgtcgaatcaccgttagagaagttgctgaggacctaaacatatcgattggctcgtgccattcgatttttatcaatgatttgggcatgagacgggtcgccgcgaaattcgtaccaaacgcccctgctcacacatcgttgcttgtgcgcgactttttggccaaaaacaacacactaatgatgccgcagccaccgtattccccagatctggccccctgtgactttttcttgttccctaaactgaagaggcccatgaaaggacgacgttacgctacgcttgacgagataaagacggcatcgaaggaggagctgaacaagataaaaaaaaatgattttttgaagtgcttcgaagattggaaaaaccgttggcacaagtgtataatatctcatggggattactttgaaggggacaaaatagatattcatgaataaataaataatttttgaaaaaacacaaaattcgcgatactttttgaacacacctcgtacaacATATCAAATGAATAGCATGCATCAGAAACCGAATTttcgtaaatatattaaactataCAAACCTTTGAAGAtttcaatatattctttaaatccCCATTCACGAAGTAAGTCCGACGTCttcttattcattttttatgcaTCACTTTGTTTGTATAAACCGTATAAGCTTTCAATGAAACACCTACCAAAATTTGTATAACTAAATATAGCTTGTTAATTCAATCATGtttgttttttccgtgtatatatcaagttaaacaaatttttcaatggaTCTTGAACGAAGACCAAGCGTGTCATTAGAATGTCATCGATTGAATGACATTCTTATAACTGTTTACTCCGAACAGGCTGGACAACACATGTGTGAAAAACTGCTACACAATAGCGCTCCAACAAGCTTATGCAAATCCAAATCCTTCGCTGCATTCATGAAACGCCTCGAGTAGATTTGTATGAAGTTTATCATACGCCCCGTACACTGGCAGATCCAGTTGACTGAAACTGCAATTAGAGAATAGTTTTAGCCTAGtaattttgtatcaatttaatttcaGCTTATACACGCATATGaggaagtattaaaaatttcttttttcatatatttaccaAGTATGTGCAGATGGAAGCCTGTCTGTTGACCTATCTTCTCTGTGAATTTGGAACTTTTGTACACCGTCCGTGCCTTCCAACGCGGCGAAACCTTGTAACGGCACTTTGAACGTACCAGGAGCGAATTGTAAGAACTTCGCATGATCCGCTTGATCTAAACCTCGTAATGCACGCCAGAACTATTGAATctgaatggaaaaaaaaaaccaaatataGTATAATTCAATTCTTCAAacttaagataataaaaaatattaaaatgtacctGTAAAGACGTAGCAGTGTATTTATGATGctcaatatttgctttaagatCCTCGATATCTACATTAGGCAAGCTGCTGATCTATAGTTCAAATCCTTGTTCATTAAATATGGAAATCAGTAGTTTCAGTATATCATAAAAGTCTTCCAAGAATGCGTTCGACCTGTAGCTGATGTaggaagatttaaaatataaaaataacgcaaaacgtaaaaacgtaattacataaatagttaaagcaaataatatctttctacttaattttggaaaatttatttactgctTACGAATGGctccaattatttttatttgacacacgAGCCTCTAATATATTCGAGTTTGGTCTCTTCTATAACAATAACTATATTAAgtccatttggtattaaatcttgcacattgttgacgccaaattCATTCACCTagaaaaaacatatatatttagttagcaaaaaagtaagttttaattaataaataacacatcttCTGTGTTGGATcagctttggtctaattgagctttataaattcgtcattacaacaacgatgatcagagatgcttagatgtaattaaataaattataactacaataaatataaaaaattaaaattttaaatatttgttacagttataattataatttatttaactacatctaagcatctcagatcatcgttgttgtaacaacgaatttataaagctcaattagaccaaagtcgatacggaaaatgtgttatttattaattaaatctaactttttcttatttttagaagaagtagaagacACAAGGATGATATTTaaagaaaggtaaataagattttagtttaattacgtaagacgtaagaaaaattttgtaataaatatacaatttattatttgcatagatATCACTTTAATTCTGGTCTATTGATGCAACAAGCATGtaacattttgaaacagatggatggtaaagtgatgaagaatgaatttgatatttaaattcttgatttattggcgagttcttggccaaacagaccaccagttgagaaaagctggaactattgaaggtaatattattttaaagtatgctctttatattttattataatatttatctattgcattatttcttaaaaggatatgaagactggtttatcagaagaagggaaagctaccttactcacaaaaatgtctttggaagaagggaagccagatcctgtcacatagaggataaaatattcgttgcaccaccgaacttatgacaagtgatttatttattccaattatgtttgcacccattgcttgtgcgacagcattgaaaatattacattctccatggagataagaaatgattatttcagtgtaatctttagctttatatatatatatatatatatatatatatatatataaatcttttccataacaataactgtattacgtccatttggtattaaatctcgcacattgttgacgccaaattaattcacctaAAAACAAAgcatgtattaagttagaaaaatatatatatatatatatatttttttttttctaacttaatacatgcgttgtttttaggtgaattaatt contains these protein-coding regions:
- the LOC105205067 gene encoding uncharacterized protein LOC105205067 isoform X1, whose product is MGKLEWLRNHKEPYEEVKEYWDAATHEVRLAQLRREPGSVYDYIIEYNALQLTTGYKLLQADFKKLYPDYDTRMWSKWTEFARKVSLLLSLEDIYDLNIFLQLGYLFTPVPVPLINGKRWKLSTQKMIDGFILHVKIMNDLVPNIQRIRSRAQQLKTKKIQPLVVAVGPTLSLCKDFYVVIDKNYYRFDNIRTAVDTCFKCVHALHAEYFPQSEAIWYFLQFALYELRTQWDNIIPQVSKQLKSFSEK
- the LOC105205067 gene encoding uncharacterized protein LOC105205067 isoform X3, with amino-acid sequence MGKLEWLRNHKEPYEEVKEYWDAATHEVRLAQLRREPGSVYDYIIEYNALQLTTGYKLLQADFKKLYPDYDTRMWSKWTEFARKVSLLLSLEVPVPLINGKRWKLSTQKMIDGFILHVKIMNDLVPNIQRIRSRAQQLKTKKIQPLVVAVGPTLSLCKDFYVVIDKNYYRFDNIRTAVDTCFKCVHALHAEYFPQSEAIWYFLQFALYELRTQWDNIIPQVSKQLKSFSEK
- the LOC105205067 gene encoding uncharacterized protein LOC105205067 isoform X2, with amino-acid sequence MGKLEWLRNHKEPYEEVKEYWDAATHEVRLAQLRREPGSVYDYIIEYNALQLTTGYKLLQADFKKLYPDYDTRMWSKWTEFARKVSLLLSLEGYLFTPVPVPLINGKRWKLSTQKMIDGFILHVKIMNDLVPNIQRIRSRAQQLKTKKIQPLVVAVGPTLSLCKDFYVVIDKNYYRFDNIRTAVDTCFKCVHALHAEYFPQSEAIWYFLQFALYELRTQWDNIIPQVSKQLKSFSEK